In Paenibacillus larvae subsp. larvae, the following proteins share a genomic window:
- the spoIVA gene encoding stage IV sporulation protein A, whose product MEKVDIFKDIAERTGGDIYLGVVGAVRTGKSTFIKRFMESVVLPNIQSESDRIRATDELPQSAAGRTIMTTEPKFVPNNAVQISVAEGLNVNVRLVDCVGYAVEGAKGYEDENGPRMISTPWFDEPIPFQEAAEIGTRKVIQEHSTLGVVITTDGTISDIPRSSYVLAEERVIAELKEVGKPFIVIVNSQKPNSEPAQELRSELQEKYDIPVVTMSVANMGEDEMTSVLREVLYEFPVHEVNVNLPSWVMVLQEKHWLRSHFEDSVRDTVQDIRRLRDVDRVVGQFSEYEFIERAALAGMDMGQGVAEIDLYAPDELYDKILMEVVGVEIRGKDHLLQLMQEFTHAKREYDQFAEALEMVKTTGYGIAPPTLAEMALDEPELIRQGSRFGVRLKATAPSIHMIRVDVESEFSPIIGTEKQSEELVRYLMQDFEENPLKIWDSDIFGRSLHSIVREGIQGKLAMMPDNARYKLQETLGRIINEGSGGLIAIIL is encoded by the coding sequence TTGGAGAAAGTGGATATCTTTAAGGACATTGCAGAGCGAACTGGCGGGGATATATACCTGGGGGTCGTTGGAGCGGTTCGTACGGGGAAATCGACTTTTATCAAACGCTTTATGGAATCGGTTGTACTGCCGAACATACAAAGCGAATCTGACCGTATCCGGGCAACGGATGAACTGCCGCAAAGTGCAGCAGGCCGGACCATCATGACGACGGAACCCAAGTTTGTACCGAATAATGCTGTGCAAATATCGGTCGCTGAAGGGCTGAATGTTAATGTGCGTTTGGTTGATTGTGTAGGTTATGCGGTAGAGGGGGCCAAAGGTTACGAGGATGAGAATGGGCCCAGAATGATCTCAACACCATGGTTTGATGAACCGATTCCTTTTCAGGAAGCTGCCGAGATCGGAACACGCAAAGTCATTCAGGAGCATTCTACTCTTGGAGTCGTAATCACGACAGATGGAACTATTTCCGACATCCCACGCTCTTCTTATGTGCTTGCCGAGGAACGGGTGATTGCAGAACTCAAGGAAGTTGGTAAGCCGTTCATTGTCATTGTCAATTCGCAAAAACCGAATAGTGAACCTGCACAAGAGCTTAGAAGTGAACTTCAAGAAAAATACGACATACCGGTAGTTACTATGAGTGTAGCCAACATGGGGGAAGATGAAATGACCTCCGTGCTGCGCGAAGTTCTTTACGAATTCCCGGTTCACGAAGTTAATGTCAACCTGCCGAGCTGGGTAATGGTCCTGCAGGAAAAACACTGGCTTCGCTCTCACTTCGAGGATTCGGTAAGGGATACCGTTCAGGACATTCGCCGTCTTCGCGATGTAGACCGGGTTGTCGGGCAATTTTCTGAGTATGAATTTATTGAAAGAGCCGCTCTCGCCGGAATGGATATGGGACAGGGGGTTGCTGAAATTGACCTTTATGCCCCCGATGAACTGTACGATAAGATCCTGATGGAAGTGGTAGGAGTGGAAATCAGGGGGAAAGACCATCTGCTCCAGCTGATGCAGGAGTTCACCCATGCCAAGCGGGAATATGATCAATTTGCGGAAGCGCTGGAAATGGTGAAAACAACCGGTTACGGTATTGCGCCTCCAACACTTGCCGAAATGGCTCTGGATGAACCGGAACTTATCAGACAGGGATCGCGTTTCGGGGTCCGTCTCAAAGCTACAGCACCTTCCATTCATATGATCCGTGTCGATGTGGAATCGGAATTCTCGCCGATTATTGGAACAGAGAAGCAAAGTGAAGAGCTGGTCCGTTACCTTATGCAAGATTTTGAGGAGAATCCGCTTAAGATCTGGGATTCCGATATTTTTGGGCGCTCCCTGCATTCCATAGTCAGGGAAGGCATTCAAGGTAAACTTGCCATGATGCCGGACAATGCAAGATACAAACTTCAGGAGACTTTGGGGCGTATTATCAATGAAGGCTCCGGAGGGCTTATTGCGATCATATTATAA
- a CDS encoding heptaprenyl diphosphate synthase component 1 has translation MNSYRIPEIAKKYTEYDMIQKHTNLPEFPEFRTRLLYAFLNGDSNLTSSGELFTLVTSLVQIGLDTHDLVSVTNEKKEKKASRSRQLKVLAGDYFSSHFYNLLSEAGQIELIKRISQSICEVNRLKVLFYQKVKQFKLTAEDYISETVRIKTVLFQSFATLMEEMHHRVWPDILEGFTRCEVLFKEIFRADHVDEFAGSWAYWHIIQNGSKDERKQLQTEEKDPVKIRSLIHKYGVPSQLYEQFVVQWKQLYAKMKTLDSEKLASELFHISEPFHRFLSKPKILEEM, from the coding sequence ATGAATTCTTATCGAATCCCAGAGATTGCGAAAAAATATACGGAATATGATATGATTCAAAAGCATACTAACCTGCCGGAATTTCCCGAATTCCGTACGCGGTTGCTCTATGCTTTTTTGAATGGGGATTCCAATCTTACCAGCTCAGGAGAGCTGTTTACTTTAGTGACTTCACTCGTTCAGATCGGTCTGGATACGCATGATCTGGTGTCCGTAACCAATGAAAAAAAAGAAAAAAAGGCTTCACGCTCCAGGCAATTGAAAGTGCTGGCCGGGGATTATTTCAGTTCACATTTTTATAACCTGCTCTCAGAAGCGGGACAGATTGAACTGATCAAGCGCATATCCCAGTCTATTTGTGAAGTCAACCGGCTGAAAGTACTCTTTTATCAGAAAGTGAAGCAGTTCAAACTGACGGCGGAAGATTACATCTCTGAGACTGTGCGGATCAAAACGGTATTATTCCAATCTTTCGCAACTTTGATGGAGGAAATGCATCATCGGGTATGGCCGGATATTTTGGAGGGATTTACACGATGTGAAGTTTTGTTTAAGGAAATTTTCAGAGCGGATCATGTAGATGAATTTGCGGGAAGCTGGGCGTATTGGCATATTATTCAGAACGGTTCCAAGGATGAGCGGAAACAACTGCAAACCGAAGAGAAAGACCCTGTCAAAATCAGATCGCTCATACACAAATACGGTGTCCCCTCACAATTATATGAACAATTTGTGGTTCAGTGGAAACAGCTGTACGCCAAAATGAAAACGCTGGATTCCGAAAAACTGGCCAGCGAATTATTTCATATAAGCGAACCCTTTCATAGATTTTTGTCTAAACCGAAAATTTTGGAAGAAATGTAA
- the ndk gene encoding nucleoside-diphosphate kinase: MEKTFLMVKPDGVQRGLIGEIVKRLEQKGFQMIGCKLFQMTKGQAETHYAEHKDKPFFGELVGFITSGPVLAMVWQGDQIIALSRTLMGKTNVMDAAPGTIRGDFALHTSNNLIHGSDSPESAEREINHFFKPEELVTYSRELQAWL, translated from the coding sequence ATGGAAAAAACGTTTCTTATGGTAAAGCCCGATGGAGTACAACGAGGATTAATAGGTGAAATTGTAAAACGACTTGAGCAAAAGGGATTTCAAATGATTGGCTGCAAATTATTTCAGATGACTAAAGGGCAGGCCGAGACACATTATGCCGAGCATAAGGACAAGCCATTCTTTGGCGAACTGGTTGGCTTTATAACATCCGGACCAGTGCTCGCCATGGTTTGGCAAGGAGATCAGATTATTGCCCTTTCCCGTACTCTGATGGGAAAAACGAATGTGATGGATGCTGCTCCCGGAACCATTCGCGGAGATTTTGCCCTTCATACCAGTAATAACTTGATTCACGGTTCTGATTCCCCGGAAAGTGCGGAACGTGAGATTAATCATTTCTTCAAACCCGAAGAGCTGGTTACATACAGCCGTGAGCTTCAAGCCTGGCTATAA
- a CDS encoding CheR family methyltransferase produces the protein MKKIKDYTTIDLTLYKEAQMKRRLTTLRTKKGFSTFQSYFDAITKDPELLHEFLDRMTINVSEFWRNPLRWEQVEKRFIPEMLKLTRRLKIWSAACSTGEEPYTLAMILAEQKALQDTLLLATDIDDGALAKAEKGMYLERSLKDVPAAYISKYFRKEQGTYFISEDVKRGVKFQKQNLLEDRFETGFDLIVCRNVIIYFTEEAKHKLYQKFAQSLKPGGLLFVGSTEQIFSPGQYGLEPADTFFYRKIGL, from the coding sequence ATGAAGAAAATAAAAGATTATACTACAATTGACCTCACCCTTTACAAAGAAGCTCAAATGAAACGGCGGCTGACAACCCTTCGGACCAAGAAAGGATTTTCTACGTTTCAGTCTTACTTTGACGCGATCACGAAAGATCCGGAGTTGCTTCACGAATTTTTGGACCGGATGACGATAAATGTATCGGAATTCTGGCGTAATCCGCTCAGATGGGAACAGGTCGAAAAACGTTTTATCCCTGAAATGCTCAAGCTGACCAGACGTCTGAAGATATGGAGTGCAGCCTGCTCAACCGGGGAAGAACCGTATACCCTGGCCATGATCCTTGCCGAACAGAAAGCTTTGCAGGATACCCTGCTGCTGGCTACGGATATCGACGACGGAGCTCTAGCGAAAGCAGAGAAAGGAATGTATCTGGAACGTTCCCTAAAAGATGTGCCTGCTGCCTACATCAGCAAGTATTTCCGGAAAGAGCAGGGGACCTATTTTATTTCCGAAGATGTAAAGCGGGGGGTAAAATTCCAAAAGCAAAATTTGCTTGAGGACCGTTTTGAAACCGGTTTTGATCTGATTGTATGCCGTAACGTCATTATTTATTTTACCGAAGAAGCCAAACACAAGCTCTACCAAAAATTCGCCCAGTCTTTAAAACCCGGAGGCCTTTTGTTTGTGGGATCTACGGAACAGATATTTTCACCGGGGCAATATGGACTAGAGCCCGCGGATACATTCTTTTACCGCAAAATAGGACTTTAA
- a CDS encoding menaquinone biosynthesis protein, with protein sequence MNTNIEPLRIGRIDYTNVWPVYHYFPSSSLKDKVSIIRKVPAELNQALKEGTVDVSTVSSFTYGESFEDCVLLPDLSVSADGEVKSILLFHKKPLEEIRNGRIALTRTSATSVNLLKIIFETFLGGNPHYSITDPFLEEMMQDHDAALLIGDSAIRASWEQHGYTVTDLGQEWKKRTGHGMTFAVWAVRKDAVTRYPELIQEVYQAFKNSRKMALEDPLSMIRDAKQLIGGSEEYWMGYFQNLVYEFQEEQWKGLDLYYRHAWELGLLPKQVHMEIWSHK encoded by the coding sequence ATGAACACTAACATTGAACCGCTGCGTATCGGAAGAATTGATTACACCAATGTATGGCCGGTCTATCACTATTTTCCATCATCCTCTCTCAAAGATAAAGTCAGCATTATTCGTAAAGTTCCCGCTGAGCTTAATCAGGCCCTTAAGGAGGGGACTGTTGATGTGAGTACGGTATCATCATTTACATACGGAGAATCTTTCGAAGATTGCGTATTGCTGCCGGACCTGTCGGTAAGTGCTGACGGCGAGGTAAAGTCCATATTATTATTTCACAAAAAACCGCTTGAAGAGATACGGAATGGACGCATTGCATTGACACGCACATCAGCTACTTCCGTGAACTTGCTAAAGATCATTTTTGAGACTTTTCTTGGCGGTAACCCTCACTATTCTATAACGGACCCTTTTTTGGAAGAAATGATGCAGGATCATGATGCTGCCCTTTTGATCGGGGACTCCGCTATAAGAGCGAGCTGGGAGCAGCACGGGTATACCGTAACAGACCTTGGGCAAGAATGGAAAAAACGGACGGGGCATGGTATGACTTTCGCTGTCTGGGCAGTCCGCAAAGATGCTGTAACCCGGTACCCCGAACTTATTCAAGAGGTATACCAGGCTTTTAAAAACAGCAGGAAGATGGCTTTGGAAGATCCGTTGTCCATGATTAGGGACGCCAAACAGTTGATCGGAGGAAGCGAGGAGTACTGGATGGGCTATTTCCAAAACCTTGTCTATGAATTTCAAGAGGAACAGTGGAAGGGGCTTGACTTGTATTATCGGCATGCCTGGGAACTGGGACTTCTTCCAAAACAAGTACATATGGAAATCTGGTCTCATAAATAA
- a CDS encoding UbiX family flavin prenyltransferase: MRGWVIGLTGASGAIYGVTLIQELLSRGYSIHLIITEAGWRVLHEELDWQVNKREEVLEQHFGGFPGTYTYHFNKDIGSSVASGSFRTDGMVIIPCSMGTLSGIAHGASDNLLERTADVMLKEGRKLILVPRETPLHAIHLENMLKLSKMGTRMIPAMPAFYHRPQTLEDIVRFLVGKVLDNMGIEHELFKRWGESDEH, translated from the coding sequence ATGAGAGGTTGGGTTATTGGACTGACAGGAGCCAGTGGAGCTATTTATGGAGTAACCTTAATACAGGAACTTCTTTCCCGGGGATATTCCATTCATCTCATAATAACGGAAGCCGGATGGCGGGTACTTCACGAAGAACTTGACTGGCAGGTAAATAAACGGGAAGAAGTCCTGGAACAGCATTTTGGCGGTTTCCCGGGCACTTACACCTACCATTTCAATAAAGATATCGGGTCTAGTGTGGCGAGCGGATCGTTCCGGACGGACGGGATGGTGATCATTCCATGTTCAATGGGGACGTTGTCGGGGATTGCTCACGGAGCTTCTGACAACTTGCTTGAGCGTACGGCTGATGTGATGTTAAAGGAAGGACGTAAGCTTATCCTGGTACCCAGGGAAACTCCGCTTCACGCCATCCATCTGGAAAATATGCTGAAGCTATCTAAGATGGGAACAAGGATGATCCCGGCCATGCCGGCCTTTTATCATCGCCCTCAAACTTTGGAAGACATCGTCCGTTTTTTGGTAGGAAAAGTTCTTGATAACATGGGAATTGAGCACGAATTGTTTAAAAGATGGGGAGAATCAGATGAACACTAA
- a CDS encoding HU family DNA-binding protein: MNKSDLIAKVAEASELSKKDATKAVDAVFEAIAEALKEGDKVQLVGFGNFEVRERSARKGRNPQTGEEIEIAASKVPAFKPGKALKEGIQ, from the coding sequence ATGAATAAATCTGATTTGATTGCTAAGGTAGCAGAAGCCTCCGAGCTTTCCAAGAAAGACGCTACAAAAGCAGTGGATGCTGTTTTTGAGGCGATTGCTGAAGCTTTAAAAGAAGGTGACAAGGTTCAACTTGTCGGTTTTGGTAACTTCGAAGTCCGTGAACGTTCCGCACGCAAAGGACGTAACCCGCAAACCGGTGAAGAAATCGAAATCGCTGCAAGCAAAGTTCCGGCTTTCAAACCTGGTAAAGCTTTGAAAGAAGGCATTCAATAA
- a CDS encoding demethylmenaquinone methyltransferase, which yields METKKEKFVHSVFERIAPKYDFMNDLLSFRRHKAWRKFTMKKMNVKPGETAVDLCCGTGDWTISLAKASGTGRIVGLDFSDNMLRYGAHKVSEAGLDKQIELVQGNAMSLPFEDNSFDYATIGFGLRNVPDLKQVIREMQRVVKPGGLVVSLELSKPTWQPFKAIYYFYFRYLLPLLGKLIARSYEQYKWLPDSLIQFPDHKQLADIFREIGLKNVEAYPLTGGIAALHIGVKRA from the coding sequence ATGGAGACCAAAAAAGAAAAGTTTGTGCACTCCGTTTTTGAAAGGATTGCCCCGAAGTATGATTTTATGAATGATTTGCTCAGCTTCCGCAGGCACAAAGCCTGGCGGAAGTTTACCATGAAAAAAATGAATGTGAAGCCCGGGGAGACGGCCGTTGATCTGTGCTGCGGCACAGGTGATTGGACGATCAGCCTGGCAAAGGCCAGCGGTACCGGACGCATTGTGGGCCTGGATTTTAGCGATAACATGTTGCGGTACGGGGCCCACAAAGTCAGTGAAGCTGGGTTGGACAAGCAAATTGAATTAGTCCAGGGTAATGCCATGAGTCTGCCTTTTGAAGATAATTCTTTTGATTACGCGACGATTGGTTTTGGTTTGCGTAATGTTCCTGATTTGAAGCAGGTCATTCGGGAAATGCAAAGAGTGGTCAAGCCTGGCGGCCTGGTCGTTTCATTAGAACTATCCAAACCAACCTGGCAGCCTTTTAAAGCTATTTATTATTTTTATTTCCGCTATTTATTGCCTTTACTAGGTAAGCTTATAGCCAGAAGTTACGAACAGTATAAATGGCTGCCTGATTCGTTAATACAATTTCCGGACCATAAACAGCTCGCTGATATTTTCCGGGAGATTGGGCTAAAAAATGTGGAGGCTTATCCGTTAACGGGAGGCATTGCAGCCTTGCACATCGGAGTGAAGAGGGCCTAA
- the hepT gene encoding heptaprenyl diphosphate synthase component II translates to MKLLDIYSRKKKDIAFIEKSLERSIDVDLPTLRDASLLYLKAGGKRIRPVFVLLAGEFGHYDLERMKHIAVPLELIHMASLVHDDVIDDAETRRGKATVRSKWDNRIAMYTGDYVYAKALTLVTELKNPAIHQIMSKAMIEMSIGEMEQIRLFFEHGQTLRDYLRRIKRKTALLIAVSCQLGAMTAEASENYAKRLFHFGYYVGMAFQIRDDILDLVGTEKQIGKPPGSDIKQGNITLPVLYALQEPKLRKPMLEELDRIRKADGQTDVSRFLNLVRESGGIEKADEIAETCIQKAIASIDPLPDIQAKKDLVNIAYFIAKRSY, encoded by the coding sequence ATGAAACTACTGGATATATATTCACGTAAGAAAAAGGATATTGCGTTCATTGAAAAATCGCTGGAACGCAGTATAGATGTGGACCTCCCGACACTGCGCGATGCTTCCCTTCTTTATTTAAAGGCAGGAGGAAAACGAATCCGTCCGGTTTTTGTTCTTCTGGCCGGAGAATTCGGACACTATGATTTGGAACGAATGAAGCATATAGCAGTTCCATTGGAACTTATTCATATGGCTTCTTTGGTTCATGACGATGTCATTGATGATGCGGAGACCCGAAGGGGGAAAGCTACGGTCCGATCCAAATGGGACAACCGTATTGCTATGTATACGGGTGATTACGTGTATGCCAAAGCACTGACTTTGGTGACGGAACTTAAAAATCCTGCCATTCATCAAATCATGTCTAAAGCCATGATCGAGATGAGTATAGGAGAAATGGAACAGATCCGTTTATTCTTTGAACATGGTCAAACGCTGAGAGATTATTTGCGGAGAATTAAACGAAAAACGGCGCTTCTGATTGCAGTGAGCTGTCAGTTAGGCGCTATGACGGCAGAGGCCTCCGAGAATTATGCCAAGCGTTTGTTTCATTTTGGGTATTATGTGGGAATGGCCTTTCAGATCCGGGATGACATTCTGGATTTGGTAGGAACGGAGAAACAGATTGGGAAGCCTCCGGGTAGTGACATCAAACAGGGGAATATAACACTGCCTGTTCTATATGCCCTTCAAGAACCAAAATTACGAAAGCCGATGCTGGAAGAACTGGATCGTATCCGGAAAGCAGACGGTCAAACCGATGTAAGCCGATTCTTAAATCTTGTTAGAGAAAGCGGTGGCATTGAAAAGGCAGATGAAATTGCGGAAACCTGCATTCAAAAAGCTATTGCCTCAATCGATCCGCTGCCGGATATTCAGGCCAAAAAAGATTTAGTTAATATTGCTTATTTTATCGCGAAGAGATCCTACTAA
- a CDS encoding 2Fe-2S iron-sulfur cluster-binding protein, giving the protein MKLYTIRFEPQGKVVEVRPGTSVLDAARKAGVVIRTRCGGKAGCLMCKIQVTKPSGLSKANDPEKRKLGSLADKGTRLSCQAKIIGNTEVIIPEDPLKAAVRAQLEKQRKEQEEDLW; this is encoded by the coding sequence ATGAAACTGTATACGATCCGATTCGAACCACAGGGAAAGGTAGTGGAAGTACGCCCGGGTACTTCTGTGCTTGATGCTGCCCGCAAAGCGGGAGTAGTTATCCGCACCCGCTGCGGAGGAAAGGCCGGCTGTCTGATGTGCAAGATACAGGTTACAAAACCAAGCGGACTAAGTAAGGCGAATGATCCGGAAAAAAGGAAATTGGGAAGTTTAGCGGACAAAGGAACGCGTTTATCTTGCCAGGCCAAAATAATAGGAAACACTGAGGTAATTATTCCGGAAGATCCCCTAAAGGCCGCAGTTCGGGCACAACTCGAAAAACAACGTAAGGAACAGGAAGAAGATCTATGGTAA
- a CDS encoding DUF3939 domain-containing protein translates to MVRVRNGQRNRRKTTAGNFLRRWGVFVSLSCILLLNGCLYPDEMRKQNNVNLQEYLPVVQQAVDVYREKTGVLPIKNSEIETPLYEKYVIDFQKLKERGLMSTLPPNAFESGGTYIYVLIHVEEKPEVRLMDLKGYQTVQELQAKVEGYKTKNGKLPKGEPVSNGFHYLDFIQLGMKDPQLKSLFNRNQTVSFVLHDSGKVGIDIAPDLAKEIEKQQLASKLEAKQDLREILIQSTPFVPVPSFSYHWEKGQPVPVLEPVQETP, encoded by the coding sequence ATGGTAAGAGTCAGGAATGGCCAAAGAAACAGGCGGAAGACAACAGCCGGGAACTTCTTAAGAAGATGGGGAGTGTTTGTTTCGCTTAGCTGCATCCTGCTTTTGAACGGGTGTCTGTACCCTGATGAAATGCGTAAGCAAAATAACGTGAATTTGCAGGAATACCTCCCTGTCGTCCAGCAGGCTGTGGATGTCTATCGGGAAAAAACGGGTGTGCTTCCTATCAAAAATAGCGAGATAGAGACACCTTTATATGAGAAGTATGTAATTGATTTTCAAAAATTGAAGGAACGCGGACTTATGTCCACTCTTCCACCCAATGCGTTTGAAAGCGGCGGTACCTATATCTACGTGTTAATCCATGTAGAAGAGAAGCCTGAAGTCCGTCTGATGGATCTCAAAGGATACCAAACCGTACAAGAGTTACAGGCTAAGGTGGAGGGATATAAAACAAAGAATGGAAAATTGCCCAAGGGTGAACCTGTAAGCAACGGGTTCCATTACTTGGATTTTATACAGTTGGGAATGAAAGATCCACAGCTTAAAAGCCTGTTTAACCGGAATCAAACCGTAAGTTTTGTACTCCATGATTCAGGAAAAGTCGGTATCGATATCGCTCCTGATTTGGCAAAAGAAATTGAAAAGCAGCAGCTTGCATCTAAGCTGGAAGCGAAACAAGATTTACGGGAGATATTGATTCAGTCTACACCTTTTGTTCCGGTTCCGTCGTTTTCCTACCATTGGGAGAAGGGACAGCCTGTGCCTGTTCTGGAACCGGTTCAAGAAACGCCATAA
- the mtrB gene encoding trp RNA-binding attenuation protein MtrB, with product MENSQGEYFIIKAKENGVHVIGLTRGQDTRFHHTEKLDKGEVMIAQFTEHTSAVKVRGKATIMTKFGNVETE from the coding sequence ATGGAAAATAGTCAAGGTGAATATTTTATTATAAAAGCTAAAGAAAACGGAGTTCACGTAATCGGCCTAACGAGAGGTCAGGACACCAGATTTCATCATACGGAAAAACTGGACAAGGGAGAAGTAATGATTGCCCAGTTTACCGAGCATACATCGGCGGTAAAAGTACGCGGGAAAGCAACCATTATGACGAAATTCGGAAATGTCGAAACGGAGTAA
- the aroC gene encoding chorismate synthase: protein MRYLTAGETHGPQLTAIIEGFPSNVRIDFDAMNVQLHRRQQGYGRGRRMQIEKDRASIVGGVRHGKTTGAPIALIVENNDWKNWTKIMGIEDVAEGDEAKRRVNRPRPGHADLNGGLKYNLKDLRNVLERSSARETTMRVAVGAVARQLLAEFGIQIASQVIRIGDVEVKRQNLPLDELIRITEESPVRVVDKDAEFQMVAAIDAAKAEGDTLGGIVEVIVEGVPVGLGSHVQWDRKLDGRIAQAVLSIQAFKGVEFGIGFKAAQLRGSKVHDEIGYREEDGFYRASNRAGGFEGGMTTGEPIVVRGVMKPISTLYKPLQSVDIDTKETFTAQVERSDTCAVPAAGVIMENVVAWEVAHAFMEKFGGDSLEEIRRNYEQYIKQVESY, encoded by the coding sequence ATGAGATACTTAACTGCTGGGGAGACCCATGGCCCGCAGCTTACTGCAATTATTGAGGGTTTTCCAAGCAATGTGAGGATAGATTTTGATGCAATGAATGTGCAACTGCATAGAAGACAGCAAGGCTATGGACGCGGGCGCCGGATGCAGATTGAAAAGGATAGAGCCTCAATCGTCGGAGGGGTACGCCACGGAAAGACAACTGGTGCTCCGATTGCCCTCATTGTCGAAAATAATGACTGGAAAAACTGGACAAAAATAATGGGAATTGAGGATGTGGCTGAGGGAGATGAAGCTAAACGTCGTGTAAACCGGCCGAGACCGGGACATGCTGATTTGAATGGCGGTTTGAAATATAACCTGAAGGATTTGCGGAATGTCCTTGAACGTTCGAGTGCCAGGGAAACCACCATGCGCGTTGCTGTTGGGGCTGTTGCCCGGCAACTGCTCGCGGAGTTTGGAATTCAAATCGCATCTCAGGTCATCCGGATCGGGGACGTCGAAGTAAAAAGGCAGAATCTTCCTCTGGATGAACTGATTCGGATTACGGAAGAATCCCCTGTCCGGGTAGTAGATAAAGACGCCGAATTTCAAATGGTTGCGGCTATTGATGCGGCAAAAGCAGAAGGGGATACCCTTGGCGGCATTGTGGAAGTCATCGTCGAAGGGGTTCCTGTTGGACTTGGAAGCCATGTGCAATGGGATCGCAAATTGGATGGCCGTATAGCTCAGGCAGTGCTTTCTATTCAGGCATTTAAAGGAGTCGAATTTGGAATCGGATTTAAAGCGGCCCAGCTTCGGGGATCTAAAGTCCACGATGAGATCGGTTACCGGGAAGAAGACGGATTCTATCGGGCAAGCAACCGTGCAGGGGGATTTGAAGGTGGCATGACGACTGGCGAGCCAATCGTGGTCCGGGGTGTCATGAAGCCAATTTCAACGCTATATAAACCGCTGCAAAGCGTGGATATTGATACAAAAGAAACTTTTACGGCACAAGTGGAACGATCGGATACATGCGCAGTTCCTGCAGCAGGTGTTATTATGGAGAACGTGGTTGCCTGGGAAGTAGCCCATGCATTTATGGAGAAATTTGGAGGGGATTCCCTGGAAGAAATCCGCAGAAATTACGAACAATACATCAAACAAGTGGAGAGTTACTAA
- a CDS encoding UbiA-like polyprenyltransferase, translating into MWKKFITFLEMIKFEHTLFALPFAFMGTLLGAIVETGALPTWWQIWWITVAMVGARTAAMSLNRLIDKNIDARNPRTAGRALPAGLISNLEVIIYIVASFGLLFWATYHLNVLSMKLLPIAVFFVVLYSYTKRFTWLCHFVLGITLGFAPLGGWVAVTGEMSAAALILFITVVFWSAGFDIVYACQDEEFDRKEGLHSIPSRFGIPKSLWIARILHVLTAVGLVSLFFITNLSWVYLIGILIAYVILFYEHKLVSPDDLSKLNQAFFTMNGILSTVVFVFTCMDLFVAGG; encoded by the coding sequence ATGTGGAAAAAATTTATAACATTTCTTGAGATGATTAAGTTCGAACATACTTTATTCGCCCTTCCTTTTGCTTTTATGGGTACCTTGCTTGGAGCTATTGTAGAAACAGGCGCTTTACCAACCTGGTGGCAAATTTGGTGGATTACCGTAGCGATGGTAGGTGCCCGGACTGCTGCCATGTCTTTAAACCGTTTAATTGATAAGAACATTGATGCCAGAAACCCGCGTACGGCGGGCAGAGCCCTACCGGCTGGACTTATCAGTAATTTGGAAGTAATTATTTATATTGTCGCTTCTTTCGGGCTTTTATTCTGGGCGACGTATCATTTGAACGTACTTTCCATGAAACTGCTGCCGATTGCAGTCTTTTTTGTGGTTTTATACTCTTATACAAAGCGGTTTACATGGTTATGTCATTTTGTGCTCGGAATTACGCTGGGATTTGCCCCGTTGGGCGGATGGGTAGCAGTTACCGGGGAGATGTCTGCCGCTGCACTGATTTTGTTTATCACTGTTGTTTTCTGGAGTGCCGGGTTTGATATCGTATACGCTTGCCAGGATGAAGAATTTGATCGGAAGGAGGGGCTGCATTCCATACCTAGCCGGTTTGGGATTCCAAAATCATTATGGATCGCCCGGATACTCCATGTACTTACGGCAGTCGGGCTGGTCAGTCTCTTCTTTATAACGAATCTGAGCTGGGTATATCTCATTGGTATCCTGATCGCATATGTGATCTTGTTTTATGAGCATAAGCTGGTTTCGCCTGACGATTTGTCCAAGCTGAACCAGGCTTTTTTCACCATGAATGGAATATTAAGCACAGTGGTGTTTGTATTTACATGTATGGATCTTTTTGTGGCAGGTGGTTAG